A genomic region of Notamacropus eugenii isolate mMacEug1 chromosome 3, mMacEug1.pri_v2, whole genome shotgun sequence contains the following coding sequences:
- the LTBR gene encoding tumor necrosis factor receptor superfamily member 3 isoform X1, protein MDAMRLSPACSLQGLVWGPLILGLFGLLAGHQLRQGPPDTKCGDKEYYEAKHQICCSRCPPGMFVSNYCDGRRNTTCSVCQPGSYNEFWNHLSGCQLCRQCDEVLGFEEITPCNASKKTQCRCRQGMYCPNRGTECEHCEPLSSCPPGTEPELTDKVGEFDNSCVPCREGYFQNISSPDVRCQPHTNCEAQGLVTVVPGTAKSDARCQISLWKKPGTILLLSILVPMVSILLLIAVFSCAWKRHPSLCQKLGLLLKRRPERGDLNPPPNQDVPRTNQKFPDLVEPLLGDALLAPNERLPPPAVETEILHQQSSLGQGREQGTEPGEQGQELPHGTNGIHVTGGSVTVTGNIYIYNGPVLGGTRGPGDPPLPPEPPYPIPEEGTPNSLNFSGPHQEDGKAWHLAETETLGCHNH, encoded by the exons ATGGACGCCATGCGCCTGTCCCCTGCCTGTTCCCTTCAGGGCCTGGTCTGGGGCCCTCTCATCCTAGGCCTCTTTGGGCTTCTGGCTGGCCATCAACTCAGACAG GGGCCTCCGGACACAAAGTGTGGAGACAAGGAATATTATGAAGCCAAACACCAGATATGCTGTTCCCGCTGCCCTCCAG GTATGTTTGTCAGTAATTACTGTGATGGACGCCGAAACACCACATGTTCTGTGTGTCAGCCAGGCTCCTATAATGAATTCTGGAACCACCTCAGTGGCTGCCAACTTTGTCGCCAATGTGATGAAG TGCTAGGCTTTGAGGAGATAACTCCCTGCAACGCCAGCAAGAAAACCCAATGTCGATGCCGCCAGGGCATGTACTGCCCCAACAGGGGTACTGAATGTGAACACTGTGAGCCACTCAGCTCCTGCCCACCAGGCACAGAACCAGAACTGACAG ATAAGGTTGGAGAGTTTGACAACAGCTGTGTTCCCTGTAGAGAGGGGTACTTCCAGAACATATCATCTCCTGACGTTCGGTGCCAGCCTCATACCAA TTGTGAGGCACAGGGCCTGGTGACTGTTGTTCCTGGTACTGCCAAGTCTGATGCCAGATGCCAGATCTCACTTTGGAAGAAGCCAG GGACAATTTTGCTGCTCTCTATCCTGGTCCCCATGGTTTCCATTCTACTCCTTATCGCTGTCTTCTCCTGTGCCTGGAAGAGGCACCCCTCTCTCTGCCAGAAACTGG GGTTACTACTCAAGAGGAGACCAGAG AGAGGGGATCTGAATCCTCCCCCAAACCAAGATGTCCCTAGAACAAATCAGAAGTTCCCTGACTTGGTAGAACCACTCCTAGGAGATGCCCTTCTGGCCCCCAATGAACGTCTTCCCCCACCAGCAGTGGAAACGGAAATCCTACATCAACAAAGCTCTCTGGGCCAGGGCAGAGAGCAGGGCACAGAGCCTGGGGAGCAGGGCCAGGAGCTGCCCCATG GTACCAATGGTATCCATGTGACAGGTGGCTCAGTCACTGTCACAGGCAACATCTATATCTATAATGGACCAGTCTTGGGAGGAACACGAGGGCCTGGAGACCCTCCACTACCCCCTGAGCCCCCTTACCCGATCCCAGAGGAGGGTACCCCAAATTCCCTGAACTTCAGTGGACCACACCAAGAGGACGGCAAAGCCTGGCATCTAGCTGAGACTGAGACCCTGGGATGCCACAACCACTAG
- the LTBR gene encoding tumor necrosis factor receptor superfamily member 3 isoform X2 — protein sequence MFVSNYCDGRRNTTCSVCQPGSYNEFWNHLSGCQLCRQCDEVLGFEEITPCNASKKTQCRCRQGMYCPNRGTECEHCEPLSSCPPGTEPELTDKVGEFDNSCVPCREGYFQNISSPDVRCQPHTNCEAQGLVTVVPGTAKSDARCQISLWKKPGTILLLSILVPMVSILLLIAVFSCAWKRHPSLCQKLGLLLKRRPERGDLNPPPNQDVPRTNQKFPDLVEPLLGDALLAPNERLPPPAVETEILHQQSSLGQGREQGTEPGEQGQELPHGTNGIHVTGGSVTVTGNIYIYNGPVLGGTRGPGDPPLPPEPPYPIPEEGTPNSLNFSGPHQEDGKAWHLAETETLGCHNH from the exons ATGTTTGTCAGTAATTACTGTGATGGACGCCGAAACACCACATGTTCTGTGTGTCAGCCAGGCTCCTATAATGAATTCTGGAACCACCTCAGTGGCTGCCAACTTTGTCGCCAATGTGATGAAG TGCTAGGCTTTGAGGAGATAACTCCCTGCAACGCCAGCAAGAAAACCCAATGTCGATGCCGCCAGGGCATGTACTGCCCCAACAGGGGTACTGAATGTGAACACTGTGAGCCACTCAGCTCCTGCCCACCAGGCACAGAACCAGAACTGACAG ATAAGGTTGGAGAGTTTGACAACAGCTGTGTTCCCTGTAGAGAGGGGTACTTCCAGAACATATCATCTCCTGACGTTCGGTGCCAGCCTCATACCAA TTGTGAGGCACAGGGCCTGGTGACTGTTGTTCCTGGTACTGCCAAGTCTGATGCCAGATGCCAGATCTCACTTTGGAAGAAGCCAG GGACAATTTTGCTGCTCTCTATCCTGGTCCCCATGGTTTCCATTCTACTCCTTATCGCTGTCTTCTCCTGTGCCTGGAAGAGGCACCCCTCTCTCTGCCAGAAACTGG GGTTACTACTCAAGAGGAGACCAGAG AGAGGGGATCTGAATCCTCCCCCAAACCAAGATGTCCCTAGAACAAATCAGAAGTTCCCTGACTTGGTAGAACCACTCCTAGGAGATGCCCTTCTGGCCCCCAATGAACGTCTTCCCCCACCAGCAGTGGAAACGGAAATCCTACATCAACAAAGCTCTCTGGGCCAGGGCAGAGAGCAGGGCACAGAGCCTGGGGAGCAGGGCCAGGAGCTGCCCCATG GTACCAATGGTATCCATGTGACAGGTGGCTCAGTCACTGTCACAGGCAACATCTATATCTATAATGGACCAGTCTTGGGAGGAACACGAGGGCCTGGAGACCCTCCACTACCCCCTGAGCCCCCTTACCCGATCCCAGAGGAGGGTACCCCAAATTCCCTGAACTTCAGTGGACCACACCAAGAGGACGGCAAAGCCTGGCATCTAGCTGAGACTGAGACCCTGGGATGCCACAACCACTAG